The nucleotide window GTGATCCGGTCGCCTATGCCCCAGCCACGCCAGGTCAGCAGGGTGCCAGCCGGGTCGTTGTAGCCAAACAGCGCAGCAGTAAGCGAGAGATCGTGCGGGGAACCGATGGCGCGGCCACGATGGGCCAAGGTCCATTCCAGACCGATAGTCCGGAATTCCTCACCGATCCAGCTATTGATGGCCGAAGCCGACAAGGTGCGGGTTGTCGTCCAAGCCGGGCCATCGTGCTCCAGGCTGATCGGCATGAAGAAGGCGCCCGCCTTGAGACGCGATTGCCAGGCGCTGGTCGGTACCGGTTTCCATTGCAGCCAGGCTTCGGTGACGTCGACGACACCACGCCTGGCATCGTCCGCACTCACAATCAGGGTGGCGGTCAGATCCTCCAGAGGCTCTCCCCGCATCAGTACCATGCCCTGCCCCAGCCGCACGCCATCGTCATCCGGACCGAAACGCTGCTTGCCCAGGCCGCCCTCAGGCCAGGCCTGAGCGCCCCGATGCTGCGCCGCGCGCAGATCGATCACGCCGTCCCATTCCAGTGCTTGCACCTGCGCCGGCAAGGCCAGCATAGCGCCGATGATTGTCACCACCCCGTACCGCATGATTGCCTCCCGCCTGACTCCGCCTTGGTCGCGCCAGCACCGCCATCCTGACAGGGCTGCGCAACTCACGAGCAAAACAAAACAGGGCAGCTTGGGCTGCCCTGTTTTGTTTGTAGCGTGTCGGTGCCGGGTTTACCAGACGCCCAGATACCCCAGCATGCCCTCGGCAGCCTGACGTCCCTCAAACACGGCGCGCACGACCAGATCTGCACCGCGCACTTGGTCGCCCCCGGCAAACACCTTGGGGTTGCTGGTCTGGTGCTTGTAGGCCTGTCGCTCTTGCGCCAGGGTGCGCCCGCGCTCGTCGGTGCTGATACCGTGCTTGGCAAACCACGACTCAGGCTGAACCTGGAAGCCGAAGGCGACAACCACATGATCGCACTCGATCACCTCTTCGGAACCCGGCACCACCACGGGGGAGCGGCGACCCTTGGCATCGGGCTCGCCCAGCTGCGTGGTGACCAGCTTCACGCCCAGGCGGCCATTACGCTGGATGATCTCGACCGGCTGGCGGTTCCACAGGAACTCCACACCCTCTTCCTTGGCATTGAGCACTTCGCGCTTGGAACCGGGCATGTTGGCCTCGTCGCGGCGATAGGCACAGACCACGCGCGCGGCACCCTGGCGGATGCTGGTGCGGTTGCAGTCCATGGCGGTATCGCCACCACCGAGCACGACCACTTCCTTACCAGCCATGTTCAGGTGCGCCTCACCCTCGGGCAGGGTTTCCATCCGGTGGCGGATGTTGTTGACCAAGAACGGCAGCGCTTCAAGCACGCCCGGCAGGTTCTCGCCGGGGAAGCCGCCCTTCATGTACTGGTAGGCACCCATGCCCATGAATACCGCATCGAAATCGGCCAGCAGGGTGTCAAAATCGACATCGCGGCCAATCTCGGTGTTCAGGCGGAACTCCACGCCCATGCCTTCCATGATGGCGCGGCGGGTGCGGATCACGTCTTTTTCGAGTTTGAATTCAGGGATGCCGAAGGTCAGCAGACCACCGATTTCCTCGTAACGATCAAACACCACTGGCTTCACGCCATTGCGCACCAGGATGTCGGCGGCGGCCAAGCCGGCCGGGCCGGCACCGATGATGGCGACCTTCTTGTCGGTCCATACCACCTGGCTCATGTCTGGACGCCAACCCTGCTTGAAGGCCTCGTCGGTGATGTACTTCTCGACCGAGCCGATGGTCACGGCACCGAAACCGCCCTGGTTCAGCGTACAGGCGCCTTCGCACAAGCGATCCTGCGGGCAGACTCGGCCGCAGATTTCAGGCAGCGAGTTGGTCTTGTGCGACATCTCGGCCGCTTCGAACAACTTGCCTTCCTGCACCAGCTTGAGCCAGTTGGGAATGTAGTTGTGAACCGGGCATTCCCATTCGCAATAGGGGTTGCCGCAATGCAGGCATCGGCCAGCCTGATCGCCCGCATCATTCTTCTGCAAAGGCGCATAGATCTCGATGAACTTGCGCCGACGGAAATCGACTTCGAACTTGGCGCCGGGATCGCGCGGCAGGTTCAGGAACTTGAATACGTCGCCCATGGCGAACACCTCGTCAGGTATGCCGTGTGGCTGAGGGACTTGCCCTGCTCAACCACACCGCAACTTTGGTTCACTGCGGAGCAGCGTGCGTACCGATATGACAACCGGTACGCGCGCCAGGCTCCTCTCTTAGTCTTTCAGCAGGCTATCGAGCTTGGCCGCCTTGGGCTTCACCAACCAGAAGTAATCGACGTAATCATCGAAGTCTTCCAGGATCTGGGCGCCGATCACCGAGCCGGTCAGGGCCACGTGCTGTTCGATCTTCTCTTTGAGGAAGGCACGGTACTGGCCCGTGGCCTCGCCATTGATCAGGTTGATATCGATCAGCTCGTTGTTGTAGCGATAGGCAAACTTCTCGTCGCGGTCGTACACGAAGGCAAAGCCACCGGTCATGCCCGCGCCGAAGTTGATGCCGGTCTGGCCCAGTACGATCACGCAACCGCCAGTCATGTATTCGCAACCGTGGTCACCCAGGCCTTCCACCACCGCCAGTGCACCCGAATTACGGACAGCGAAGCGCTCACCAGCCAGGCCCGAGGCGAACAGCTCACCGCCGGTCGCGCCGTAGAGGCAGGTGTTGCCGATGATCGTGCCCTCGTGCGGCTGATACATGACACCCTTGGGCGGATACACCACCACGCGGCCGCCGTTCATGCCCTTGCCGACGTAATCGTTGGCGTCGCCTTCGAGCGTGAGGTTCAGGCCCTTGGCGTTCCACACACCCAGGCTTTGACCAGCCGAACCCTTGAGGCGCACATCCAAGCTGCCTTCGGGCAGGCCGTCTGCGCCATGCGCGCGGGCGATCTCGCCACTGAGGCGGGCGCCGATCGAGCGGTTGATGTTGCGGACGTTGTATTCCAGCGTGATCGGCGTCTTGGCGGCGATCGCGGCGGCGGCGTCCTTGACCATCTTCTCGGCCAGCTCACCCTTGTCGAAACTCGGGTTGCCCTCGCTCACGCAGTAGCGCGGTTCGGAATCGGGAATCGTGCCCTGGCTCAGCAGCACACCCAGCTTGAGCTGGCTCTGGCGGGTGCTTTCGCCTTCGAGCAGTTCCAGCAGATCGGTGCGGCCGATCAGCTCGGCCATCGAGCGCACACCCAGCTTGGCCATCCACTCGCGGGTTTCGCGGGCGATGAAGGTGAAATAGTTCATCACCATCTCGGGCAGACCGGTGAAGTACTTGCTGCGCAGCTTGATTTCCTGCGTGGCCACGCCGGTAGCGCAGTTGTTCAGGTGACAGATACGCAGGAACTTGCAGCCCAGCGCCACCATCGGGCCGGTACCGAAGCCGAAGCTCTCGGCACCCATGATGGCAGCCTTGATCACGTCGAGGCCGGTCTTGAGGCCACCGTCGGTCTGCACACGGACACGGCCGCGCAGGCCGTTGGCGCGCAGCACCTGCTGGGCTTCGGTCAGGCCTAGTTCCCACGGCGAGCCGGCATACTTGACCGAGGTCAGCGGGGAGGCGCCGGTGCCGCCGTCGTAACCGGAAATCGTGATCAGGTCGGCATAGGCCTTGGCCACCCCGGCAGCCACCGTGCCCACGCCCGGTTCGGCCACCAGCTTCACCGAAACCAGCGCGCTGGGGTTGACCTGCTTGAGGTCAAAAATCAGCTGGGCCAGATCCTCAATCGAATAGATGTCGTGGTGCGGTGGCGGCGAAATCAGGCTGATGCCTTCCTTCGCATGGCGCAGACGGGCAATCAGACCGCTGACCTTGTCGCCGGGCAGCTGGCCGCCTTCACCCGGCTTGGCGCCCTGGGCCACCTTGATCTGCAGCACTTCGGCATTGACCAGATAGTGCGGGGTCACGCCGAAGCGGCCAGAGGCGACCTGCTTGATCTTGGACATCTTGACCGTGCCGTAGCGGGCTGGGTCTTCGCCGCCCTCACCACTGTTGGAGCGGCCACCAAGGCGGTTCATGCCCTCTGCTAGCGCTTCGTGCGCCTCGGGCGACAAGGCGCCCAGCGACATGCCGGCGGAGTCGAAGCGCTTGAGAATCGCCTCGAGCGGTTCGACCTCATCGACCGAAATCGACTGGGCGGCATCCACCTTGAGCTTCATCAGATCGCGCAGCATCGATACCGGGCGATTGTTCACCAGCTCGGCGTACTTGCTGTACTCGGCGTAGTCGCCATTCTGTACCGCCTTTTGCAGCTGCATGACCACATCGGGGTTGTAGGCGTGGTACTCCTCGCCAAACACATACTTGAGCAGGCCACCTTGCTGGATCGGGCGCATGGGGTTGTGCGCCAGCTTGTGCAGCTGCTTCATGTCCGATTCAAAATCGGCAAAACCGGCGCCACCCACACGGCTCACCGTGTAGGGCATGCAGGCTTCCACGATTTCGTCGGCCAGACCCACACCCTCGAACAGCTGTGCGCCGCGGTAGGAGGCCACGGTGGAGATGCCCATCTTCGAGAGCACCTTGAGCAGACCCTTGTTGATGCCCTTGCGATACTTGCTCATCGCCTCGGACACCTTGCCGCTGACCTGGCCCTGCTCGATCAGATCGGCAATCACTTCATAGGCCAGGTAGGGGTAGACCGCTGTCGCCCCGTAGCCGACCAGACAGGCAAAGTGATGCGGATCGCGCGCCGTGCCGGTATCGACCAGCAGGTTGGTTTTGCAGCGCAAGCCGGCATTCACGAGCGCGGTGTGCACGGCACCCACGGCAAACAGGGCATGGATGGGCAGCTTGTCGCGGCTGAGATTGCGATCGGACAGCACGGCAATCGCCACACCGGCTTTCGAAGCTGCCACCACGGTCGCCGCCAGGGCAGCCAAGGCGCCCTTGAGGTCGGTGCTGGCCGGGTCGTATTGCAGATCAAAGCTCTGCGACAGGAATTGCGGATCGGTCTGGCTGGTCAGCAGCTTGAACTTCTCGAAGCTGAGTACCGGCGAGCTGACTTCAATCCGCTTCGCGTGAT belongs to Chitinimonas sp. BJYL2 and includes:
- a CDS encoding FAD-dependent oxidoreductase, whose product is MGDVFKFLNLPRDPGAKFEVDFRRRKFIEIYAPLQKNDAGDQAGRCLHCGNPYCEWECPVHNYIPNWLKLVQEGKLFEAAEMSHKTNSLPEICGRVCPQDRLCEGACTLNQGGFGAVTIGSVEKYITDEAFKQGWRPDMSQVVWTDKKVAIIGAGPAGLAAADILVRNGVKPVVFDRYEEIGGLLTFGIPEFKLEKDVIRTRRAIMEGMGVEFRLNTEIGRDVDFDTLLADFDAVFMGMGAYQYMKGGFPGENLPGVLEALPFLVNNIRHRMETLPEGEAHLNMAGKEVVVLGGGDTAMDCNRTSIRQGAARVVCAYRRDEANMPGSKREVLNAKEEGVEFLWNRQPVEIIQRNGRLGVKLVTTQLGEPDAKGRRSPVVVPGSEEVIECDHVVVAFGFQVQPESWFAKHGISTDERGRTLAQERQAYKHQTSNPKVFAGGDQVRGADLVVRAVFEGRQAAEGMLGYLGVW
- the gltB gene encoding glutamate synthase large subunit; translation: MDDRQRRLDGTLYRPGFEQDSCGFGLIANMDDKPSHWLVSTAISSLANLTHRGAVAADGKSGDGCGLLFRKPDGFLRTVAKEKGLELAHHYAAGLVFHSSDLEAGKVSLANLKAQLEEQGLEVAGYRTVPTDTRACGEAAMRSLPAIAQIFVNCPANMDAESFERRLYIGRRLAEKANKPDASFYVPTLSAYTISYKGLVTPENLPVFYPDLQDERFASSLAVFHQRFSTNTWPQWKLAQPFRYVAHNGEINTISGNRSWARAREAIMASPLIPNMDDIRPIVQTDGSDSMSLDNMLEGLLMGGIDFFRALRLLVPPAWQNVDTTDKELRAFYEYNSMHMEPWDGPAGIVLTNGRYAGCMLDRNGLRPARYVLTRDRHITISSEIGVWNYKPEDVVKKGRVRPGQILAVDLQSGQLLLPHEIDAKLKAAHPYRRWVKQYATRLELSMDEDGGRPELSRDQLNVHQKQFQVTFEERDSVIRVLAEDAQEAVGSMGDDTPMAVLSQRVRQPYEYLRQQFAQVTNPPIDPIREAVVMSLNTVFGSEKNIFEETADHAKRIEVSSPVLSFEKFKLLTSQTDPQFLSQSFDLQYDPASTDLKGALAALAATVVAASKAGVAIAVLSDRNLSRDKLPIHALFAVGAVHTALVNAGLRCKTNLLVDTGTARDPHHFACLVGYGATAVYPYLAYEVIADLIEQGQVSGKVSEAMSKYRKGINKGLLKVLSKMGISTVASYRGAQLFEGVGLADEIVEACMPYTVSRVGGAGFADFESDMKQLHKLAHNPMRPIQQGGLLKYVFGEEYHAYNPDVVMQLQKAVQNGDYAEYSKYAELVNNRPVSMLRDLMKLKVDAAQSISVDEVEPLEAILKRFDSAGMSLGALSPEAHEALAEGMNRLGGRSNSGEGGEDPARYGTVKMSKIKQVASGRFGVTPHYLVNAEVLQIKVAQGAKPGEGGQLPGDKVSGLIARLRHAKEGISLISPPPHHDIYSIEDLAQLIFDLKQVNPSALVSVKLVAEPGVGTVAAGVAKAYADLITISGYDGGTGASPLTSVKYAGSPWELGLTEAQQVLRANGLRGRVRVQTDGGLKTGLDVIKAAIMGAESFGFGTGPMVALGCKFLRICHLNNCATGVATQEIKLRSKYFTGLPEMVMNYFTFIARETREWMAKLGVRSMAELIGRTDLLELLEGESTRQSQLKLGVLLSQGTIPDSEPRYCVSEGNPSFDKGELAEKMVKDAAAAIAAKTPITLEYNVRNINRSIGARLSGEIARAHGADGLPEGSLDVRLKGSAGQSLGVWNAKGLNLTLEGDANDYVGKGMNGGRVVVYPPKGVMYQPHEGTIIGNTCLYGATGGELFASGLAGERFAVRNSGALAVVEGLGDHGCEYMTGGCVIVLGQTGINFGAGMTGGFAFVYDRDEKFAYRYNNELIDINLINGEATGQYRAFLKEKIEQHVALTGSVIGAQILEDFDDYVDYFWLVKPKAAKLDSLLKD